Sequence from the Neomonachus schauinslandi chromosome 9, ASM220157v2, whole genome shotgun sequence genome:
aataaaatttctagaagtgggaCAACATCATGTATTTTTCACCTCTTATGATTGTTTCAGGTCAGCGCCATGGCCGCTCCACAGGATTCAAATGAGACTTCCTATCTGCTCCCTCCAAACAGTAAGGACTGGGAAGAGCAAGGCATTCCTGACTTTGTCTACGGGCAGAAGGAGCTTGTGCTGGAAGGGATTCAGTGGCCTGGGACTGCCCCCGGCCTCCTGGACACGCCGCCTGGGTCTCGCTTCGACTCTGCTCTCTGCTCCGCCTGGAGGCAGCGCATGGACCTGGGGCTCTTCCGCTACCGCCTGGGGGAGCTGCAGACCCAGACCCTGCCTGGTGCTGTGGGTTTGGTGGCTCAGCTGAATGTGGAGCGAGGTGTGCAGAGGAGGCGCCCCCAGAACATCCGGAGCGTGAAGCAGGCATTTGACCCTGAACAGTTTAACTTCAACAAGGTCCGGCCAGGAGAAGTGCTCTTCCGTTTGCTCCGGGAGCCCGATCTCCCGGGTGCTCTCCGGCAAGAAGACATCCTCGTCATGATCAATGTCAGCCCCCTGGAGTGGGGCCACGTGCTGCTGGTGCCCGAGCCCACCCGCGGGCTCCCCCAGCGCCTGCTGCCAGGCGTGCTGCGGGCCGGCGTCGAGGCCGTGCTGCTGAGCTCACACCCGGGCTTCCGCGTCGGCTTCAACAGCCTGGGGGGCTCGGCCTCGGTGAACCACCTGCACCTGCACGGCTACTACCTGGCTCGCAGACTGCCCGTGGAGGGGGCGCCGAGCGAGCCCCTGGACCCTGGCGGCCGTCTGCATCTGCTCCGGACTCTCCCAGCTCCCGGCTTCCTCTTCTACACAGGCGGCCCGGGGCCCGACCTGGAAGCCCTGATAGGCAGGGTGTGTCGGGCCACTGACTACCTGACCGACCATGAGATTGCCCATAATTTATTTGTGACGCGGGGGGCCCCACCTGGAAAGACATCACCTTCCTCCGCTCTCACAGGCGTCCGCGTAATTCTATGGGCCCGGAAGTCCAGCTTTGGGGTAAAGGAAGGCGAGGCGTTCAATGTCGCCCTCTGTGAGCTGGCCGGGCACCTCCCTGTCAAAACGTCCCGGGATTTTGGCAGTCTGACAGAGGCGGCCGCTCTGGCCCTCATTCAAGACTGTCTGCTGCCCTCGGCCCAGGCGGAAGAGGTACAGGCAGCCCTGGTGGCCGTGATAGCCCAGGACGAGCAGTGATCCTTCtagaagtatttattttctacctGGTCTAAGTCCCTTTCCACATGGTCGTTTGGGCTTCCATGACTGCCACCTTACCCGTCTCAGCCCAAGGGGAGGGATAAAGAACTGACAAGTGATCTCTAAAGAGAAGAAACCTTAGAATAAATGGAATGAATGAGCCATCATGAATGTATctgcttctcatttttcttcttggacAAGCCTCAGGGATGTCAGACCTGTTACTAAGAAGGgagtaggggggcgcctgggtggctcagtcggttaggcatccagactcagctcaggtcctgatctcagggttgtgggatcaagccccccatcgggctcagtgcagagtctgcttgaggttctcgccctctccccctgcccaccgcccacacacatatgcacacgtgttctctctaaaataaatctttttaaaaaacaaacaaaaaaagagaatgcaCAAGAGTTACATACCCTGTGGttcctgggtggctaagtcagttgagcgtttgccttcggctcaggtcgtgatcctgggctcctgggattgagccctgcatcgagctccctgctcggtggggagcctgcttctccctctccctctgcccctccctctgctcctgtgtGTGTGCTCGCCGTCTcgctcataaataaataaaaatattaaaaaaagagttacGTATTCCTGACTTTATATTACATAGACTTTTCATATCAAGTCTTGACAAAGTAATAGTTCAAGTGCCTCTGGCATTGTGCCCCCACTTCTGCCCTCTCCTGTCTGCGTGTTCTCCCCTCGCCTGCCTCCAATGACCGTTTCTTCATCCCTCCCCTCCATTCGGTCTTGCTCCCGCATAGGCCCTTCTTCGAGCACCTTCCCCCCTGCCTGGCCAACCTTGAAtttccctccagcccccagcactGAGTTGAGTGTTCCTCCTGTACATCATCTCGTGTGAAAAAGGCATCTTCACGACTTGAATATGGCCATTTACCAAGAACAGGCTGGCAGAGCAGAGGTCTGGCAACTCGTCTGAGGCCAGACAGCTCACAAGTGCTGGGGTCAGGACCGCAGCCCCGGTGGTCGGCGGCCAGAAGCTGGCTCTGCACTGGTGACTGCCTCTCTAGACAACAGCCCCCATAGTAGTGGTGGTGTCCTTAACAGGTGACAGGCGCTGAGCTGAGAGTCAGGTGTCTGGGTAGCCGGCTTTCTCTGTCCAGGCCTTGTCTGAAGTTTTTATATAGAATTTTAGGGTTGTATATCCCAGAAGATGTTATAAAGTCTCACTGGGTTAAGGCAGAATATGTaccacgaaaaaaaaaaaagttcattaaaaaaaaagtttaggggcgcctgggtggctcagtcgttaagcgtctgccttcggctcaggtcatgatcccggggtcctgggatcgagccccgcatcgggctccctgctcagcgggaagcctgcttctccctctcccactccccctgcttgtgttccctctcttgctgtgtctctctctgtgtcaaataaataaataaaatctttaaaaaaaaaaaagttgaacatttacatttaaatatatatttgacatttaaattCCTATAAAAAATTTGGGGTCAACTTCCTCTTATTGGCACATCGCAGGAATTTTAGCTTATGCTTCTGTGAGCCTTTGCGTATACAAGCTCCAATAGCATCACTTTGTGTTGCTCGCTCAGTCTGAAGGAGTACAGATGACCATTACAGCAAAGGGGACTTTGTGTCCCAGGTGATGAGCCCAAATATCAGGTTTTTCCCCCAGGACTGCTGTTCAGAGGAAAGCCTTCTCTGGCCAAACTAAGTTTTTCCATAAGATGGGGTGGAGGGTGTGAAATAGCTTTTCTTTATGGTGGTACTTCTCAGCTGTTTATATAGCTCATGAATTGTCAAGAAGGGAATTCAGAAGCTATTTCTAAGCTGAAGTGTGGAATACTTAGGGGACCCTCCATACTCACCTTCCAGCACCATAGAAAGATAGGAAGGCATGACCTAGCCCAACACCTCTCCACCTCTGCTTGCATTTTGGTAGAGGGCCCATATAACCAAGGGGTTTTGGATTTAATCTAATGGGAAACCTTGAAGAGTTTTAAATTGGGGAGTATCCAATTTGCATTAGAAAGAATACTTAAGCTGTAATGGATGGGTGTAGAGGAGGGAAGAACAATCAGAGAGTCCAATTAAGAGGTTGCTGCATGGTGGCAAATTCAGGCAAGAATTGGTGGTTCAGGTCCCAGAATAGTGCCTGGAACGCTCAATATTTGtgcaaagaatgagaaaaaatgataGTCGTGGAAGGCAAGGGACTCCAAAGCATTTCAAGGAGGGAGTAACTGAATATATGCTGAAGAAACAGCAAGAAATGTATGAATCAAACAGTGCCCACGTGTTTTTAAAGGGGGGAGATTTTAAAGTGTCCTCTAGATTTAGGCACACGGGATAGTCTTAAAATGCCAAGTTGGCCTGAGTGCGGTGGTCAGAGTGTAAGGACGTCAGGAGGAGCAGTGAAGGCGACGGTGAAGGAGCGCCATGAGGAGGCCGTTCTGTTACTCAGCGCAGCAGGGCGAGCGCTGTTCACGGCTGTCCCTCCCGAGCGCCCAGCGTGTTCAACCCGGGTCACTGAAACACTGAAGGCAGGCAAGCAGGTGTTTGTCCCGAACGCAGACTTGGCCAAATTCTGGGCCCGGCCCGCGCGACGGACATAGGCTGCGGTGAGACGTGTGCGAAGCGGCGCGAACGCGGAGGGACTACAGGCCCCGGCTGATGCACCCCGAGAGCCGCCGCAGAGGCGCGGCCCCGACCGCGAcgccacaccccccccccccagggcaggCGTTTCCGCCCGCGCGCAAGATGGCCTCGGCCCGCGCCCAAGTGGGTGTGGTTCCGGgaaggccccgcccccagaacgCTTCTCCAATGGGGGCCGCCCTCGTGTCCAtggcgacggcggcggcggcggcggcggcggctgctggCTTGCTCAGggaggcgccgccgccgccgggatCTCCGAGCTAGGAGCGAACCCCGGAAGCGGGGGGAGCGGGCTCCCCCTCGCGATCGGCGGGGACAGCCAGTCCTGTGGAACGAGGAGGCGGTCCCGGAGGCCCAGCGACGCCCGGGAAGGAGCAGGAGCCCGGCGAAGGGTGGACATGAGCGACCACCTGAGACCAGCCTCAGACCGCTAGGGGCGgacccagcagcccctcccctctcctcggAATCTCGGGTGGGCAGTGCCCGCCAGGGGCTCCCCCTCTGCCGGCAGAGCCCAAGGGGCCTTAGCCATCAAGTGCCAGTGTGTAcacatggagaaactgagtcatGGGACAGGGAAAGGGCCGGCTTAGGGGACCTTTGGTCTTCAGCTCTATTTTAAAATCGAAGGTCCCCCCCAGAGCCCAGCCATCCCCCTTCCCATTCAGGAATAAAAAAGCCATGGtcatggtgcctgccagctctgTCCAGCTTCCCAGCGTGTTGTATGGAGGGGTGATCTTGGATGATCAGGGATTGTCGGGGaatccaacatttttttttttttaagattttatttatttgcaagagagagaatgagagacagagagcatgagagggaggagggtcagagggagaagcagactctccactgagcagggagcccgatgcgggactcgatcccaggactccaggatcatgacctgagccgaaggcagtcgcttaaccgactgagccacccaggcgcccgaatccaACATTTCATAGGCATTCCCCGGCCCACGTTACCTACTTGGAAACCATCCCATTCTGCAGTGGGATTGTTCTGTTCTGAGGGGGCAGCAACGTTCCCCTATAACACCATGAAGGAGGTCCTTTGCACGGACTCCTGCAGGCCTTCCTGGGCCTGGAGGAAGGAAGCTCTGATACATATTTCACTCTCACCCCTCTCTCCTCAGAACCTAAGAGGATGGAGCCAAATATCTGTAAGACCAGCGAATCGGAGGAAGACTACGTTGAGGAAGAGGAATCCGAGGAGGAGTGTGTTCAAGGGGAAGCTACCATCCCTTCTGACTCTCCTCAGCAGGAACTCTCAAAGGCTGACTATAAGGAATTTGGGGATGGAGTTCCCTTATCTATTGTAGCCAAGAAAATTCCGAAGAAAATCATAGCCCCAGCTGACTCAGATGACTTAGAAGTtggcaggagaaagagaaggcagaaacGCAGGTAACAGACAGGTGCCTGGGCCCCCTCACCTGCCTGGCTCCAGAAGAGAGTCACCCCTTGGCCTCCCTTcagcagttgggggggggggtcttcccTTTAATCTGCAAAAGAGGACAGGGAATACAGGAACATCATTAACCTTTTCGTAgtacaaaaacacaaaattctgAACCATTTGAGCTGGCTTGGTTTGCATTTTCAGCACATTTCTATCATCCTGGTCTTTAAGTGGCTTTCAGAGAAAATGAATTGCATTATAGATGCGTCGGGTGCCTCGCAGCCCAGGGTCTGTCCTTTATCCCACTCTGCCTGATTTCCATTATTCCTCCATTCCAGACCCCTGGCCATCAACCTGACCAACTGCAAGTATGAGAGCGGTAAGCACCCAGCTCACTCACACACCACTGCGCGTTAAGAGGGCACATGCAGGTTTTGCTGTGGGGATGGTCCCGCAGTCAGGCTCCCAGCCCCTGCATCTTGTTGGGCTGGCCTATAACTGAGCTACTAGCAGCTGAGTTACCACTGTTCCACTTAGTCTTAGTGGTAGGGTGGAAATCCCCCAGTTAGCTAGCAAGAAAAAAAGTGACTGAAGGTCACCATTGCCCTGCCCTTCCCAGATTTTACCAGAATTGAGATGAGAACAGGTCaatacggattttttttttcaaggaagccCTTGAGGGGGCTtcaggaattaaaagaaaaaaatgaccagcTAGATCATCTATCTTTTCGTCTCCTCCTGTGCCCACTGCCATCACCACGGGGCCGCCACGGGGCCACCCAGTGTGGGAGGTGCCAGTGTGACCCCTCCGGAGGGTCGGCTCTGCAGGTCAGAAACCATCCCAATTGAGAGACAGAGGACTGACAGGAGCAGAGAGCCAGGCTCTAGTTTTCTCTGTCACAGATTTTAGAAGGGCCCTGACAGCCCCATGACCTTGGAATTGTCACATGGTAATTAAGCTGCTGCACTGAGGTAAGAACCACCTCCGTCTTCAGCCCACTCTCTGGTCGAGCCTCTTCCTTACCTGACCCAGCTACAATCCCAAGGCTTGCTGCCAGTGTCTCGGCTGGCCCCACTGATCTCCCTCTCTCCACAGTGCGTCGGGCAGCCCAAATGTGTGGcctgaaggaggtgggggaggacgAAGAATGGACTGTGTACTGGACAGACTGCTCTGTCTCACTGGAACGAGTCATGGACATGAAGAGGTTTCAGGTATAACCTCCGGACCCAAGAGCCTAAAGGGGCCATGGTCCCTGAATGAGTCCTCCTGTCCTTCTGCTTGGGCACCTGCGGCTGCCACCCTCTGTGGCTGTCCCCCTGGGCAGAGCAGGAAAGGCCACGGCCAGGGCTTCTGCTCCCCTGGAAAAATCCTCCTCTTGGGTTTCTGGAACTTCTATTATAGGAAGGAAGTTTCTGCTGGGCACCGTTTGCCTGAAGGCATCTGTGCCCAGCTGGCCCCCTTCAGGGCAGGTGAGCCCACCTAAGGGGAAGGCTGGAAGGGAGCTTCGGTGCTAACAGCTGGGCCAGGAGAGTGATCCAGCTCCTAAGCAGCTTAGCCTAGCAGCCGCATCCCATTGAGAGTCAGTGTGGGGTTCTGCACGGCAGCAAGAAAGTCAGGAAGGATGGGTCCTCAAAAAGAATATAACCTCTTCATGGCATTTTTGTTATCCTCTAattgagtctcttttttttttaagattttatttttaagttaatccCTATACTTAACATGGGACTTGAAATCagaacccggagatcaagagtcacacactccaccgactgactgagccagaccTCTAAACGGGTCTTTGTGGTGGTTAGCAACACAAGAATGTAAACAGGTCTGCAGCCTTAGTTTGAGGGGAAGCCAGGAAGGGAATTGAGGAGACTGTAACTTGTCCTACAACAAGTCATGGGAGAAGAGCccgagagagtgacagagagtgAGCTCGAAGTGCTTGAGAAGCCCCAAGGAAGGGACACGCAGGGAGCAGTTGGAAGATGAGCAAGACAATAATTAACAGCATTCCTTGACGATGTACTGAATGTCAGTCACTGTATTAAGTGCTTTTACACTCTTACCTCATTAAATCCTCAAAAACAACCCTGAGTGGCAGATACCCTTTTGTTAAGAGGACACCAAGTTTCAGAAACACTAATTTTCTGCAGCTAGCGAGTGGTAAAGCCCATGAGACAGCCCAGAACCAACGCGAGATACTGCCTCCCGGCACTGGGGTTCCAACGGGCACCCTGGCATCGTCAtatccgggggcggggggggggctgtaGCAGGGCATTCCTGGGACTGCTTCTCAACCTCCTTTGCTCTTTTAGAAAATGGTTTCTCATTTGCTTGTGCTCCCATGCACCAATTATTCTTATAGGACGAGCCTCCGGTGGTCTGGGGGATGTTATAAGGTGGCTAGAAGGCCCAAAGTCCTGGCAAATCCTTCTTGCTGCCCCTCATTTCCTGACCTCAGGGTGGACGTGTGTTTTGGGAGAGGCCAAGGAGGAGGTTCTCACTTGCCTTAGGgaaccttccttttctcccttagGGTATTGGGTACAGTGTTTACCCCCAtcgtgccttttttttttttttttaggattttatttatttgagagagagagaacacaagcagggggagaggcagagggagagggagaagcagaccccccgctgagcagggagcccagtcatggggctcgatcccaggaccctggaatcatgacctgaactgaagccagatgcttaaccaactgagccacccaggcaccaccccctttttttgagagagagagagagcgcgtgtgcaTGTGCTTGTGGTGGGCAGGgggtgaggaacagagggagagggaaagagaaagaatcccaagcgggctccacgctcagcacagaacccaatgaggggctcgatctcaggacctgagatcatgacctgagctgaaatgcagagtcagatgcccaaccgactgagccacccaggagccccatccatTGTGACTTCTACCTTGACCTTCCCGGTCCTCCTGGTATGCCCAAGGCCCCAGGGACTGCCGCTTACTCTGCTGGTGGGGTTAGATAACCAACTGACTCTGTTTCAGAAAATCAACCACTTCCCTGGAATGACAGAAATCTGCCGCAAAGATCTGCTGGCTCGGAACCTCAACCGCATGCAGAAACTCTATCCTACCGAGTACAACATCTTCCCCCGCACCTGGTGCCTCCCTGCAGAGTGAGTGagcccctgctccccaggctcATATCCTTGGGGAGGAAAGGTTTCACCATCTCGTTCCCTCCAGACTCTGGCCTTGTGACCTAGAAAGTCTCAAGGGATGAGAATTTCAGCTGGTCTAAGAAAAGGAGGTCTGAGACGGAGGCTCCAGGAAGTGTGGACCAGAGAGCAGAGCTCCACAGGGCCTGGCTCAGCTGTGATGCACAGAAGCCTTCTGACCAGCCTCTCTCTGCATGTAGCTTTGGGGACTTCCAGTCCTATGGTCGTCAGCGAAAAAGCCGCACTTACATCTGCAAGCCAGACAGTGGCTGCCAGGGACGGGGCATCTTCATCACCCGAAATCCCCGGGAGATCAAGCCAGGAGAGCATATGATCTGCCAGCAATACATCTCCAAGGTGAAGGGTGCCTCGGAACCACCGGGGccctccctgagccctggggcGCCTCGTCTCTCCCCGTGCCAGAGAGGAAGCCAGCCTACCCTTCGGCTCCTACCCTTGCTGTTTCCCCTTAACTTGGAGGCAGTCCAGAGCCATGGTTCAGAGCCAGCCTGTCTGGGTCTGAATCTGAGTTTTCCCACTTCTTagatgtgtgatcttgggcaatgTCTTAttctttctgtgccttagtttcttcatttgttgaaTGGGAATAATAGCAGTAACTACTTTATGCTTCATATGGTTACTatggaaattaaatgagttaTCATAATTTGAAACGCTTACAACAGCGCATGGGATAGAACAAGCACTTCAAAGGTATTCTTCCCTGGCGGGTTTGCACGCTTTCAGCCCTTCCTCATTGACGGCTTCAAGTTTGATATGCGAATCTATGTCCTGATCACGTCCTGTGACCCTCTTCGGATCTTCATGTATGAGGAGGGCCTGGCCCGCTTTGCCACTATGCCCTACATGGAGCCCAGCCACGGCAACCTGGTAAGGGGCCAGCTAGCAGTCCTGGGGGGCAGGGCGGCGACCTCTTCCTGTGAGCACAGAGGTTCTGTGGAGAAACCAAGTAGAGAGGCTTATCATTGTCTTCCGTGAACTGGGAATGAACCAGTGAGCACCCTGGCACCTGGCGGGGAGGAGAGCATTTGGTGGGTGGTGACTGCTGCAAGGTCCTCCTTGGAGGAGCCTGGCCTACATCCTTCCCTGGGAGCTTATGGGCCAGTTCTTAGGTGAAGAGGGACAGGAGATGAGCCATCCTGGGTAATAAAAAGGCAACGAAGGGCTGGAGTGGGGTGCTGCAGGGAAGCAGTCTGAGCCACAGGGCCACTCTCTTCCCAGGATGACGTCTGCATGCACCTGACCAACTATGCTATCAACAAACACAATGAGAATTTTGTCCGAGATGATGCTGCGGGCAGTAAGAGGTACTCCCTCTCTGATTGCTCTTTAGTCCTACAGTCTCAGCAGCCCATGAAACTGAGCTGGCTCTTGGGAGGCCATTTGCTCAGGAAAACCATCTTTACAGACCCCTGTCTTGTGCCTGATCTCTAAGtgcagcgccccccccccaccataagTAAGCCCCACTTCAAGCTCTCACGTAGGCACCCGGAAGTAGGATTAGTGGTAGGGACACTCCTGTCTGTGGCCCAGACCCACTGGTGTAGAAATGTGTCCTCCTCTGAGCACTGGGCCTCGCAGGAAGCTGTCAATGCTCAACGCCTGGCTGCGAGAACACGGCTACGACCCCCGAGAACTGTGGAGGGACATCGAGGACATCATCATCAAAACCATCATCTCAGCCCATTCTGTTCTTCGCCACAACTACCGAACGTGTTTTCCCCAATATCTGACTGGAGGTACATGTGCCTGTTTTGAGATCCTTGGTTTTGACATCTTGCTGGACCACAAGCTGAAGCCCTGGCTGCTGGAGGTGAGGAATGGCTTTTGGGCTTTGCCAAACCAAGGTCCAGAGGCCGCCCTGAACAGGATGCCTGGGGTAGGAGTGCACTCAGTTGGTGGAACACAGAATGGGGGACGTGGTGGCACTGTGTGGGGATGAACCGGCAGAAGGTGTAAGATCATCTCTCTGCTTTCCACCTGCTGAGTCAAATCTTAGTGGTCTCTGGCCTCCACCATAGGAATCCAGGATTTAGATCCCAAGTGTTCGTCGTGTAATCTTTGTCTTTTGGGACACTGTATCTATAGAATCAGGCTGTCTACTTTGCTCCCATCAGCCTGTGTAGTGGAGGGATCTCTGTGGCAGAGTCCTGTGGCCTTGGAAGTCAGAAACACCCAGCCCCCTTGGGATGTCTTGACTAGAGCCTCCAGTCAGGCCTGCAAGAGACCACACCTGCTTCGGTGGTCTAGGAACGGGGTGGATAATGACTCCTCCTGGCAGGTAAACCACTCTCCAAGCTTCACCACCGACTCCCGCCTTGATCGAGAAGTGAAGGATACCCTTCTCTGTGATGCCATGACCCTTGTCAACCTCCGTGGCTGTGACAAAAGGAAGGTGATGGAGGAGGACAAGCGGCGAGTCAAGGAGCGGCTTTTCCAGTGCCACCAGCAGCCACGAGAAGCCAGGTGCTCCAGGTGTCTGAGGTGTCTTGTTAGCACTGGCCTGGGCGGAAGAGTGCTACTTTAGGTGGTGAAAGTGGTCTGGGGCTGATTAGCTATGAAGAATAACTTTTCTTCTGCATAGATAATATCTTACCTATCATAGACAATATGTCCAAAATTCAAAAGATACTGTGAATAATCTCTTAACTCTTCTCCAGCTACTGTATCCCCCCCTGGAGGAGCTAATCTATGTTCCTAGGGTCACATGTATACTTTCACAAACATTTAATGCATACATAcctacacatatacatatatatttatacagattGTTGTTCTCCCTTTACCCAGACAATAGTGTAACTTTCACACTCTCTGTACCATGCTTAGCAGTGTCATTTGGAGCTATTTCATATTAACGCATAAGGAGCTTTATGCAGTTTGACGAGCTGtttgttcttgcttttgtttttttaacaaaggTCCTCTAGAAAGTTTgtaataatgaaacagaaaacagtttAGTCATTCAATAATAAGGGATTGTTGAAATCAGTCTTTTTCACCCACTGTTGCTTTCATTATAAGATGGGTTACAAACATGGTGATTTGTTGCCAATACTAaattataatgttaataataCGTACAAGTGAGTTGGAGTAGATTTAGAATTATTCCCAAAACAACATTGCTCTTCGCCACCTGCATTGCACTATGCAGGGCCAGTGTGTATTTGATTTGTCATGATTTCctgagggcctggcacacagtaggcagtCAAATGTGTGAAGGGAGGGGAAGTATAACTGTAAATACGCTGGCTATTCCCACAGTGGGACTGTACACGTGACTGTATGAATCATGTCCTTCAGCGGGGAAAAGGGCTGAAAATTACTGGACTTACTAAACAAACATACAGGGGCGCCCTGTATGTTTGTTTAATAAGTCCAATAGTTAAATTGGCTTCCTAGTATTCAAGTGATTCTATGAGTGTATGTGACTCTTgttctcgggattgtgagttcgaacttcacgttgggtgtagagattacttaaaaataagatctttaaaaaaataaaaaataggggcgcctgggtggctcagtcgttaggcgtctgccttcagctcaggtcatgatcccagagtcctgggatcgagcctcgcattgggctccctgctctgcgggaagcctgcttctccctctcccactccccctgcttgtgttccctctctcgctgtgtctctctctgtcagataaataaataaaatcttaaaaaataaataaataaaagtacaatcATAGAATCACTTGAATACTGgaaagccattttaaaatattgttgtatgatcccatttttgtctgaaacaagaaaggaaggaaggaataaagaaagagcAAATTAGTTAGTAGCAAAGCTAGGATTCAGACTTGGGGGTCCTGCCCCTGAGTCCATGCTCATAACCAATATACTAACTGCACAGTAAGATTATGGGAGGTTTGATCTTCTTTTTGCGCTTCTGCTTTTTCTGTAATTAACATAGATTATAATCAGAAACGTAAAAGATTGTGATAACTTGGAGTACTAGCTTATGACGGGACCCCTTTGCACTTAAGATGAAAACCCAATTTCTGGAAGTCAAGCCTCTATTTCCATGGCTACGCACAGGTGGGACTGGCCAGATGGCCTTGGCAGCTTTCCCT
This genomic interval carries:
- the GDPGP1 gene encoding GDP-D-glucose phosphorylase 1 isoform X1; this encodes MPWSHILLVILYRITCLFSTECQYHEQLTCSFRSLSDSTTGFSGPAELREPRLEVKRSSSAEVSAMAAPQDSNETSYLLPPNSKDWEEQGIPDFVYGQKELVLEGIQWPGTAPGLLDTPPGSRFDSALCSAWRQRMDLGLFRYRLGELQTQTLPGAVGLVAQLNVERGVQRRRPQNIRSVKQAFDPEQFNFNKVRPGEVLFRLLREPDLPGALRQEDILVMINVSPLEWGHVLLVPEPTRGLPQRLLPGVLRAGVEAVLLSSHPGFRVGFNSLGGSASVNHLHLHGYYLARRLPVEGAPSEPLDPGGRLHLLRTLPAPGFLFYTGGPGPDLEALIGRVCRATDYLTDHEIAHNLFVTRGAPPGKTSPSSALTGVRVILWARKSSFGVKEGEAFNVALCELAGHLPVKTSRDFGSLTEAAALALIQDCLLPSAQAEEVQAALVAVIAQDEQ
- the GDPGP1 gene encoding GDP-D-glucose phosphorylase 1 isoform X2; translated protein: MAAPQDSNETSYLLPPNSKDWEEQGIPDFVYGQKELVLEGIQWPGTAPGLLDTPPGSRFDSALCSAWRQRMDLGLFRYRLGELQTQTLPGAVGLVAQLNVERGVQRRRPQNIRSVKQAFDPEQFNFNKVRPGEVLFRLLREPDLPGALRQEDILVMINVSPLEWGHVLLVPEPTRGLPQRLLPGVLRAGVEAVLLSSHPGFRVGFNSLGGSASVNHLHLHGYYLARRLPVEGAPSEPLDPGGRLHLLRTLPAPGFLFYTGGPGPDLEALIGRVCRATDYLTDHEIAHNLFVTRGAPPGKTSPSSALTGVRVILWARKSSFGVKEGEAFNVALCELAGHLPVKTSRDFGSLTEAAALALIQDCLLPSAQAEEVQAALVAVIAQDEQ
- the LOC110572300 gene encoding tubulin polyglutamylase TTLL13P-like, whose amino-acid sequence is MEPNICKTSESEEDYVEEEESEEECVQGEATIPSDSPQQELSKADYKEFGDGVPLSIVAKKIPKKIIAPADSDDLEVGRRKRRQKRRPLAINLTNCKYESVRRAAQMCGLKEVGEDEEWTVYWTDCSVSLERVMDMKRFQKINHFPGMTEICRKDLLARNLNRMQKLYPTEYNIFPRTWCLPADFGDFQSYGRQRKSRTYICKPDSGCQGRGIFITRNPREIKPGEHMICQQYISKPFLIDGFKFDMRIYVLITSCDPLRIFMYEEGLARFATMPYMEPSHGNLDDVCMHLTNYAINKHNENFVRDDAAGSKRKLSMLNAWLREHGYDPRELWRDIEDIIIKTIISAHSVLRHNYRTCFPQYLTGGTCACFEILGFDILLDHKLKPWLLEVNHSPSFTTDSRLDREVKDTLLCDAMTLVNLRGCDKRKVMEEDKRRVKERLFQCHQQPREARREQIESSHAAILDQERYEDSHLGGYRRIYPGPDTEKYTPFFKHNGSLFQETAASKAREECARQQLEEIRLKQEQQETSGSKRRKENRDQNQGESAGEKSRSRAGLRGLSTHLAYRNRTREKELLPVHLDTRHPQEIVEEEELERVKALLQRENLIRSLGIVEQLTRMLHPSHQGQKKLHEYRPKNFNWIGDPAAIGPCSLSMKTSGGRSFSSARVRLTSQGPASRRLEAINRALAGSVPSSLTPKQGYLLQPERVASGSWTECALPPAADSEHRAPKTRDLTLCPASAPLMLSTTALLDISHHR